Within Chitinispirillales bacterium, the genomic segment GCAGGCGGGACGAGAAGTCGGGCTTTCGACTACCACCGTCGTATTCACGTTACCGCGCGGAAAAAAATCTCCTACTACGCGAAGCCAGCGCGGCGAAAGATTTTTGGTAAGTTCGTCAAAAATAAAATTTATCGCTCTTTCGTGAAACGTTCCGATGTTTCTAAACGAATTAAGATACAGTTTCCATGATTTTAACTCTACGCATTTTTTATCAGGCAGGTAATAAATTTCGATT encodes:
- the queF gene encoding preQ(1) synthase, translating into IEIYYLPDKKCVELKSWKLYLNSFRNIGTFHERAINFIFDELTKNLSPRWLRVVGDFFPRGNVNTTVVVESPTSRPACAESVFENLKSHVREF